In Aquipuribacter nitratireducens, the genomic stretch GGGAGCGTGACGGCGCGGAAGCGCTGCCAGCGGTTCGCGCCGTCGACGACGGCCGCCTCCTCGACCTCGACCGGCACGTCCTGCAGCGCCGCGAGGAACATGAGGAGGAACGTCCCGGTCGTCGTCCACACGACGAGGATGATGATGACGCTCAGCGCGACGCTCGGTCCGGCGAGCCACTCCCACAACGACAGCCCGAGAGCCGAGGGGCCGGTGAGCGCCTCGGGCGGCGAGCCCGTGTCCCACAGGCCGATGCCGTCCCCGAGCAGGTGGAGCAGCCCGCGGCTGTCGGAGAACCACGTCGGCCCGTCGACGCCGAAGAAGGCGAGGAACGTGTTGACCGCGCCGGTCCCCGTGAAGAGGAAGAGGAACGTCAGGCTGATGGCGACCGAGCTCGTGACGGACGGGAAGTAGAACGCCGTCCGGAAGAAGCCCTTCGCCTTGAGGAGCTGGTTGTTGAGGACCGTCGCGAGGAACAGCGCGAGGACCGTCTGCGCGGGGACGACGAGCAGGACGTAGTAGACGTTGTTGCGGATGCTCGTCCAGAAGTCGCTGCGCGTGAGGCCCGGCTCGGTGAGGATCCGCGCGTAGTTCTCGAAGCCCACGAAGCCGACGTCGCCGGAGAACGGGCTGCCGCGGCCCGTCCAGTCGCTGAGGCTCACCCACAGCGCCATGACGATGGGGACGAAGAGGAACAGCCCGAGCACGGCGACGGTCGGCGCGACGAAGAGCCACCCCGCCACGCCCTGCCCGCCGCGGATGCCGCGACGGCGCCGTGTCCCCTCCCGGCCGGGCGGCCGGTCCTCCACCTGCGCGTCGGCGCGGTCCTGCAGGTCGTGCGCCATGGGTCCTCCTCGATCCGTGCGCGCTGCGTCGTGCTGGTCGTGCTGGGTCCTGCGGCGGGTCCCGGCCGGTCGGTGTCCGGGTGACCGACCGGCCGGGGGTCCCTCAGCCCGCGGCGGCCTCGGCGTTCGTCTGGAACTGCTCGAGGATCTGCGCGGGGTCGGTCGACTCCAGCTGCTCGAGCTGGGAGTCGAGGTCGGCGAGGACGGGGTCGAGGCCGGGCTGGCTCACCGGGCCCTGGCCGTACTCCGCGCCGGCGATGAAGGGGGCGTCCTCGGGGAACGCGGCCACGTAGTCCTCCTGGGCGGACTGCCGCGACGGCATGACGCCGAACGCCTCCGCGAACTCCAGCTGCTGCTCCGGCGTCGTGAGGTGCGCGACGAGGTCGACGGCGGCCGCCTGGTCCGGCGAGTCGGCCGCGACGCCCCAGCACTGGGTGAACAGCAGGGTGCCCGGCCCGGCCGGACCCTCGGGCAGCTCGACGACGGTGTACTCGACGTCCGGGTAGTCGTTGCGCATGGCGCCCCGGATCCAGTTGCCCTCGATCGTCATGGCCGCCCGCTCGGTGCCGAAGGCCTCGCCGCCCCAGCCGGAGTCGACCTCGGGCGGCAGGACGGCGGCCCCGGACTCGAGCAGTCCCCGGGCGTACTCCAGCGCCTCGACGTTCGCCTCCTGGGTGGCGGTCGGCTCGCCCGTCTCCGGGTCGACCCACCAGCCACCGTTCTGGACGAGGAACGCACCGACCCGGTCGCGGCCGACGCCGAGCGCGAGACCCGCCTGGTCGCCGCTGCCGAGCTGTTCGGCCACGGCCTGCAGCTCCTCCCACGTGGTGGGGATGTCGTCGTCGGTGAGCCCGGCGGCCTCCCACGCGGCGGTGTTGATCTGGAGCGCGAGGGTCGAGAAGTCCTTGGGGGCGCAGTACTGCTGGTCCTCGAAGGTGAAGCTCTGCCGCAGCGACTCGTAGAAGTCGTCGTTGTCCTCGAGCTGGTCGGCGTAGGGGTAGAGGTTGCCGTTGGCCGCGAGCGTGGCGAACTGGCCTGCGTCGACGTAGAACACGTCGGGCGGGTTGCCGCCGGCGAAGCCCTGCGACAGCTCCTGGTTGATGTCCTGCGCCGGGCGGACCTCGACGCTGTTGCCGGTCTCCTCCGCCCACTCCTGGGCGGCGGCCTGCACGGCCTCGGTCTCGGCGTCACCGCTGGAGGCGATGAGCACCTCGAGGTCGACGGGGCCCTCGGCGGACGCCGGGGCGCCGGACGCGCCGCCCGCGGCGTCGCCGTCCTCCTCGAAGCCGCTCCCGCCGCAGGCGGCGAGGGCGGTGACGCCGGCGAGGCCGAGTGCGAGCGCGGCCACCTTGCGGTGGGTGCGTGCGGTGGTCGTGGTCACGGTCGTGTCTCCTTCGGATCGGGGCTGGGTGCTGGCTGGTCGGGTCGTCACGCGCGGGACAGGCCCGGCGGCACGGCGAGGGTGGGAGCGAGGAGCACGCCGCGCGGGGTCGGCTGCTCCCCGCGCAGGCGGGGGACGAGGAGGTCGAGGCACGCGTGGGCGGCCTCGCGGACGGGCTGGGCGACGCTCGCCATGCCGAGCGCGGCCGTCACGGGGGTCGCGTCGAAGCCGACGACCGTGAGCGCCCGGCCCGCCGCCGCGGCGGCGCGGTGCGCGCCGAGGGCGAGGGTGTCGCTCGCGCACACGAGCGCGTCCGGCGCGTCGGGCCGGTCCAGCAGCGCGGCCGTACAGGCCTGGGCCGCGTCGGTGTCGTTCTCGCACGCCGCCTCGACCCGCTCCGGCGAGCCGGCCGCGACGAGACCCGCGAGCCAGCCCGCGCGCCGGTCGGCGCCGGTCGCACCGTCGTCGGGCCAGCCGAGGAAGCCGATGCGACGCGCGCCGCGGGCCGCGAGCCACTCGACGGCGGCCTCGGTGCCGGCGGCGCCGTCGACGTCGACCCAGTCGTGAGGGGGCTCCTCGACGTTCCACGGCCGGCCGAACGCGCAGAACGTGAGGCCGAGCTGGGCGAGGCGGGCGGGGCGCCCGTCGTGGACGTTCGTCGCGGTGAGGACGACGGCGTCCGCGGCGCCGCTGCCGATGACGTCCTCGACGACCGCGAGCTCGGTCTCCTCGTCCGGCTGTTGCGCGTACAGGACGACCCGCTGGTCGAGGCGCTGGCCGGCCTCCGCGAGACCGTGGAAGAAGGCGTCGAGGACGAGACCGGAGATGCCGTCCTGCGGGCGGTCGGCCCGCACGGCGACGGCCTGGGCCCGGCGGGTGGCGAGCTGGCGCGCGGCGACGGACGGGCGGTAGCCGGTCTCGCGCACGGCCTGCAGGACCTTCTCGCGGGTGGCGGCGGCGAGCCGGTCGGGGCGGTGGAGGGCGTTGGACACGGTCTGGCGCGAGACACCGGCCCGAGCCGCGACGGTCTCGAGCGTGGGGGCGGACCCCGTGGCCGTCGCAGCGGTGAGCGACCGCTGGTGCGGCGGGGTCGTGGCGGTCTCGTCCGTCACCCGGGCCTCCTCGCTCGGAACCTGGCGCCGGTCGGGCGGACCGGCTAGGTTTTGAGCGCTCAACTTTGAGCGCTCAAAAGACCATAGACCACCCGCGCCCGGCTGTCACGGGGGCGGGGCAGGAGAGGGTGGAGCACGTGACGGGGACGACGGAGACACCGGGAGCGACACCGCACCGCCAGCCGTGGGTCCACGACCTCGTCCTCTGCCTGGCCGCGCCGACGCAGGTGTGGTCCGCGGCGGACGGGCAGGTGCGGCACGAGGGCGTGCAGGGCGTCCTGCACGCGGACCGGCGCACGCTCTGCGGTGCGGTGCTCACCGTCGACGGCGAGGAGCCGACGGCGGTCGCACACCACTCCGACGGCGGGGACGCGCACGTGTTCGTCGCCGTCGCCCGTTCCCTCGGCGACCCGGGTCCCGACCCGACGGTGCGGGTGGAGCGGCGCCGGGAGGTGGAGCCCGGGCTCGTCCGTGAGCAGGTGACGCTCGTCTCGACGGCCGCCCGCCCGGTCACGACCGACGTCGTGCTGCGCGTCGCCGTCGACCTCGCCCACCTCGACGCCGTGAAGGCGGGCAAGGCAGCGGCGACGCTCGCGCCAACCGTCACCGGGGCGGAGACCGGGTGGCGGGACGGGGGCCTCAGCCTCGGGCTCCGTGCCCACGGTGCGGCCCGCGAGGTCGTCGAGGGGCCGGCCGGGCCGGAGGTCGAGCTGCGCTGGCGCGTCCAGGTGGCGCCGGGCGAGCGGGTGACCCGCGAGGTGCTCCTCCCGGTGTCCGACTCGGGCGCCGTCGTCACGAGCCCGAGCCGCCCCGCCACCTGGCACTCGCCCGCCGTCGAGAGCGCGGACCGGAGGCTCGCCCCCGTGCTCGAGCGAGCCGTCGCGGACCTGCGCCTGCTGCGCCTCGCGACAGCCGACGCCCCCGAGGAGGAGTTCCTCGGTGCGGGCGCGCCGTGGTTCCTCACCCTCTTCGGGCGCGACTCGCTGTGGGCGGCGCGCATGCTCCTGCCCCTCGGCACCGACCTCGCCGCATCGACGCTGCGGGTCCTCGCCCGTCGGCAGGGCACGGTCGTCGACGCCGGCACCGCGCAGCAGCCCGGCAAGATCCTCCACGAGGTCCGCGGTGCCGCCTTCTCGATCGAGGCCGACGGTGCGCACACGCTGCCGCCGGTCTACTACGGGACCATCGACGCGACCCCGCTGTGGGCGCTCACCCTCCACGACGCGTGGCGGTGGGGCCTGCCGGACACCGACGTCGAGCCGCTCGTGCCGGCGCTCGAGCGGGCCCTCGCGTGGCTCGTCGAGCACGGCGACGCCGACGGCGACCACCTCCTGGAGTACGTCGACGAGTCCGGGCACGGCCTGTCGAACCAGGGGTGGAAGGACTCCGGCGACGCGGTCCGGCGCGTCGACGGCTCGCTCGCGCACGCCCCGGTCGCGCTGTGCGAGGTGCAGGGTTACGCGTACGCGGCGGCGCTGCGCGGGGCCGACCTCCTCGAGCGCTTCGGCCGCGGCGGCACCGACCGGTGGCGGGAGTGGGCGGGTCGGCTGCGCGAGCAGTTCCGCCGGCGGTTCTGGGTGGAGGACGCCGTCGGGCCGTTCCCGGCGATCGCGCTCGACGGCGACAAGCGGCCGGTCGTGTCGTTGACGAGCAACATCGGCCACCTGCTCGGGACGGGGCTGCTGTCGGACGGCGAGGTCGACGCCGTGGCACGGCGTCTGGTCGCGCCCGACCTGCTGAGCGGCTTCGGCGTACGGACCATGTCGAGCGCGGCCGCGGGCTACAGCCCGACCGGCTACCACGTGGGGTCGGTGTGGCCGCACGACACCGCCATCTGCCTCGCCGGCCTCGCGGCCGAGGGCCGGCCGGAGGTGGCCCCGGTGGCCGAGGCGCTGCTGGGGGCGCTCCACGCCTTCGACGGCCGCCCGCCCGAGCTGTTCGCCGGCGACCCGCGCTCGGTGCACCCCGCACCGGTGCCCTACCCCGCCGCCTGCCGCCCCCAGGCGTGGTCCGCCGCAGGGGCGGTGGCGCTCGTCGAGGCCGTGCTCGGCCTGCGGGTCGACGTGCCGGCGGGCCGGGTGACGGCGGCTCCGGTGCAGCCGTGGTCGCTCGGCTCGACGGTCGTCGACGGGCTCCGGGCCGGCGGCGACCCGCTACGCGTCGCCGTCGACGACGCCGGTGCCGCGGAGGTGACCTGGCGCTGAGCCAACGGCTCGCCACGACGACATCACAGACCCCCTCTGCGCGCCGTGACGCGCGCTGTGGAGGCTTCGCGATGTCGTCGTGGCGCCGCCGTCCCTGTGGATGACGGCCGCGAGGAGCAACCCGGGCCGGGCACAGTCGGCGGGTGCCCCTCCCGCCGCACCACGTCGTCGCCGCCCTCGGCGGTGTCGCCTCGTACCGGCGCGTCGTCGCCGTCTGCGGCCGGCACGCGCTGCGACGCGCCGTCGCGGGCGGCCAGATCCTGCGCCTCGGCCGCAACCGCTACGGCCTGCCCGGGCTCGACGCCCAGCTCGCCGCCGCGCACGGTCACCGGGCGTGCCTCAGCCACCTCAGCGCCGCCGTGCACCACGGCTGGGGCGTCCTCGACCCGCCGCGCGACCTGTGGTTGACCCTGCCCCGCGGCCACAAGCACGCCCCCCGCGCCGGCACCGTGTGGTCGGCGGCCACGCTGAGCGACGCCGAGGTCGCCGCGGGGGTGACGTCACCGGCCCGGACGGTCCTCGACTGCGCCCGGTCCCTGCCCTTCGCCGCCGCGCTCGCGGTGGCCGACTCCGCGCTTCGCTCGGGGGCGGTCACGCCCGAGGAGCTGGTGGAGCTCGCCCAGGCCACCCGCGCGCCCGGAGTCGTCGCGGCCCGGTCCGTCGTCGCCCACGCCGACGGACGGGCGGCCAACCCCTTCGAGTCCGGGCTCCGCGCCATCGTCCTCGAGGTCGGGCTGCGAGGCTTCGTGCCCCAGCTCGTCGTGACGGGTCCGGGCCTGTTCGCGTGCGTCGACCTCGGCGACCCGGAGCGTAAGGTCGCCTTCGAGGCGGACGGCTACGGGGTGCACGGCACACGCCGGGCGTTCGCGCACGACCTCGCCAGACACGACGACCTGCAGTCCGACGGGTGGGTGACCCGTCGCTTCGCCTTCGAGCACGTCTTCCGCCGGCGGGGGTGGGTGGCGCGGCAGGTGCTCACGGCCGCCGCGCAGCGCGTGGTGCCCGCGCCACGACGACATCGCACACGCGTGAACGGTGCCCGAAAGGCCTCCTGACCCGGTTCGCGATGTCGCTGTGGCGCCGCCCACCACGGCTGTTCGCCGCGCTCAGTCCGCGTCGCAGCTCGCCCACTCGGAGTCGACGTTCGCGAAGGCGATGGCCGGCTCGAGGCTGAAGTGGGACTCGACAGCGCCGCTGTGCGGGCGCTCGTGAACGAGGAACGGGCCCAGACCGCTCCGCACGCTGGGGACCATCGCGGTGGCCGAGCCGACGGACGCGCACCCCTTGCCCGCGACGACCCGGAACGTCACGTCGACCGACTCACCCGCAGCGAGGCGTTCGACGTCGACGACACCCACCTCGAGGACGTGCTCCGGCCGCGAGTCGCGGTCCGACCCCCTCGCCGGGGCCAGTGGGCGAGCCGCACCGCCGACGGCGGCCCCGTCGAGCCGGTAGGGGAAGCCGGTACCCGGACCGCCGAGCGGGAATCCGAAGCGGCGCACGTCGACGGGCAGAGGGCCCGCGTTCGTCACGGACCACGTCGCCGTGCACTCGAGGTCCTCGGAGATCGCGATCAGCCGACGGTCGGCGGCGAAGGGGTCGAGCGGATCGACATCGTCGGCGAACACCGTGCGACTCACGGGGACGGTCCGACCCGACGCGCAGTCGTAGAGGGGACCCTGCACCGCCACCCACCCGGACACCACACGGGAGCCGGTCCCGGTACGCGACAAGAGCTGTCAGTGGTCCTCGCAGCAGCACTCGGACCGCTTCCCCGAGCTTCGCCCGGTCAGCACCCGGCGTGGTGCCAGCGAACTCCCAGGAACGGCTGCCACGGTCCCCGACGTCACCCGACCGGGCGATCGAGCGCGAGGCGCCGCGTCCCGAGTCACCCCTGGGCCCGGGACGCACCCGGGTGCCGTCCGTCGTCGTCGACCCGCCCCCGGCCGGTCGGCACCGGTCGGGACCGGGTCATGAGTGGTGCCCCTGCACCGGATCGAGTGCTCCGTGACCTGCCTGTTCGTCTCCCCGGAGGCCGCCGCGCCTCGCGCGGCCGCCCACCCGGCGTCGCTCCTCACGCCCACCCTCGCCCACCGGCACACCCCTGCGCCGACCACGCACCCTGTGCCGCCCGAGCTCGTCCGCTGGTTGCTGACGCGCGCGGCCGGTGCGCTGGTCGTCGTCGTCCTGGCCGTGCTCGTCCTCGTCGACGGCCCGCTCCTGCCGGCGCCCGAGCCGCCGCGCTGGGCGGTCGTCCGGGACGGGTTCATGGCGGTCCTGGGGTGGGCGGCGGTCGCCGTCGGCGTCGCCGGGGCGTGGCCGCAGGTCGTGCGGCTCGTGCGCTCCGGCCGCCCGGACGGCGTGTCGTGGCTCGGCACCGTCCTCGGCGTCGGCACGCCGATGCTGTGGCTGTCGTACGGGCTCGCCTCGGGCGACGCGGTCCAGGTGACGGCCAACACGCTCGGCCTGCTCGCGGGCGCCGCGGCGCTCGTCGTGCTCGCAGGGCTGCGACTGGCCGCGCCGACCGACGAGGGGGGCCGCGGGCTCGTGCGCCGCTCCGTCCGCGGCTCCGTGACCGGCCTCCTCGGACTCGCCGGGCTGCTCGTCGTCGCGCTCGTCGTCGCCGGGCCGGCGGTCGTGCCCGTCCTCGGCGCCGTGGCCGCCGGCGTGGCGCTGGTGCGCCAGGTGCCGCAGGCGGTGCTGGTCGTGCGGACCGTGCGCTCGCGCACCCCGGGCGGGCTCGCAGGGCTCTGCCCCTGGACGTCGGCCCTCGCCGTCGCCTCCGCCGTCCTCTGGCTCGGCTACGGGCTGCTCGCCGTGGACGCGGCCGTCGTCGTGACGTCCGCGGTGAGTGCGGCTCTGGGGTGGGTCGTACTGGTCCTGCGCGTGCCGCCGCTGCGGGCGGTCCGCGCTGCGCGCTCGGGCAGGCTCGGTGCGGTCGCGGCGGCCGTCGCCGCCGCGTGGGCGCGCGAGCTCGGCCCCGTCGTCCGCTGGTACCGCACCGCGTGAGCGGGAGGATGAGGGCGTGGCGCTGATCCTCAACATCCTGTGGTTCTTCTTCGCCGGGCTCGCGACGGCGTTCTCCTACGTGGTCGCGGGCGTCATCGCGTGCCTGCTCGTCGTCACCATCCCGTTCGGCGTCGCGTGCTTCCGGCTGGCCGGCTTCGCGCTGTGGCCGTTCGGGCGCACCGTCGTCGACCGGCCGACGGCAGGGGTCGTGACGGCGCTCGGCAACGTGCTGTGGTTCCTGCTCATCGGGTGGTGGCTCGCCCTCTCGCAGGTGGTCTACGCCGTCGGCCTCGTGCTGACGATCATCGGCATCCCGTTCGGGATCGCGACGCTCAAGCTCGCGATCCTGTCGTTCAACCCCCTCGGCAAGGAGGTCGTGAGCAGCGCGGAGGCCCGGGGACGTCTCGTGCCGGTCGTGCGCTGAGTCACCGCCCGTCCGGCTCCGCCGGAACCAGCGGCGGCAGCGTCCACGTGCCGTCGAGCACCTCCCGGCGGGGGCGGTACAGGCGCACGAGGATGTTCCAGCCCTCCGGCACAGGGATGGCGTTCGGCAGCTCGGGCTCGACGTCGGCAGGCAGGAACCGGACGGTGACCGACCCGTCGCCGTCCTTGTCGCCCATGACGCTGTTGACCGAGTAGCGCCCGGAGGCGTTCGGCGCGAAGTACCCGGATGCGTCGTAGACGGAGACGGACCAGAAGGCGTCGACCGGGACGTCGGTGAACGTCATGTCGTAGCGACCGGGCGGAAGGCGGGGATCGAGGCCGGCGTAGGCCGCCTCCGTCGTGGGCAGGCCGCCCCATCCCGCCGCCGTCCCGATGAGGTGGCGGACCGGCTCCACCTGGTCGCGGCGCCCGAACATCCGGTCGAAGCTCACGAGCCGGCTCGCGAGGCGCAGGAGCGCGTCGCGCGTGTCGTCGAGGCTCTCGGGGTCGGTGTCGGGCGCGCTGAACGGCACGGCGGAGCCCGCGGTCAGCACGAGCTCGTCCTGCAGCGCCGCGACCCGTGCGAGGTCGGCCGGGTCGGCCGCGTCGACGAGCACGCGCACGGCCACGAGGACGTGTGAGCCCCCTGCGTCGTCCGACCGCCCTGCTCCGAGGTCGTGGCGGCCGGGGGCGTGGTGGATCGCCGTGACGAAGTGGTCCTCGTCGACGACCATCGCCGAGAGGTACCGCTCCCCGGCGTCCGGGAGCGTCACCGAGGCCCCGCGGGAGACGTCGACGACGGCGAAGCTGTACAGCGTGTCGCGGTTGAGCCGGATGACCGTCTGCTCGTGGACGGAGGCGGGCTCGCGGTTGTGCCGGAAGCGGTTGACACCGCCGGCGGAGGTCTGGATGTCGGAGAGCATGCGGGCGGTCTCGGCGCGGACGAAGCTGTCCACGTTGACGGGTGCGGCCACGACGGTCCTCCTCCTGCACGATGTCGCGGGGACGATAGGAACGCGGAGACCGCGGGCGCGCCACCCGTCGCGGGTGACCGCGCGGTCACTGAGCGGCTCACTGCAGCCGCCACGCCCCGTCGACGCGCACCATGCGCCGGACCCGCTCGACGGCCTCGACGGGGAGCGGCCCGTACACGTGCGGGAACCGCTCGCCGACCCCGGCGAGGTCCTCCTCCCGCACGGGCGCCCCGACCCGCGACGCATCGATCTGGAGGAGCAGCAGCTCGCCGTCCCAGTCCGCGAAGACGGCCGCGGCGACCTCGTCGACCTGGTGCATCCACGAGCAGTGGACGAACCCGACGTCGGCGAGCGACGCCCCTCGGGTCGAGCGCTCGTAGCGGCCCGTCGCCTGCGCGGCGACCCAGTCGTCGGGCACGGCGAGGTGGAAGAGCGGGCGCACGGGTCGAGCGTGGCAGGTGACCCGGCGGGAAGGCGGGGCAGGCCGGTCCGGTTGACTCCCGTCGTGACGACGAGCACGACACCAGCTCCCTCTCGCCGGGTCCGGGTCCGCGCGCCCCGGCTGCAGGGCCGCGGGTGGCTCAACACCGGTGGCCGTCCCCTCGACCTCGAGACCCTCCGCGGCCGCATCGTCCTGCTCGACTTCTGGACGTTCTGCTGCGTCAACTGCCTGCACGTGCTCGACGAGCTCCGGCCGGTCGAGGCGGAGTTCGCCGACACGCTCGTCGTCGTCGGCGTGCACTCCCCGAAGTTCGAGCACGAGACCGACCCCGACGCCCTCCGCGCCGCGGTCGAGCGCTACGACGTCCACCACCCGGTCCTCGACGACCCGCAGCTGCTGACGTGGCAGGCGTACGCGGCGCGCGCGTGGCCGACCCTCGCCGTCGTCGACCCCGAGGGGTACGTCGTCGCGCAGCTGTCCGGGGAGGGCCACGCGGACGGGCTGCGGAGCCTGCTGCGTGAGCTCGTGGCCGAGCACGAGGCGAAGGGGACGCTGCGTCGCGGCGACGCGCCCTACGTGCCGCCGCCCCGCGAGGACACGCCGCTCCGGTTCCCCGGCAAGGTCCTGCCTCTGCCGGGGCGCGATGGCGGCGAGCCGACGCTCCTCGTCTCCGACACGGCGCGGCACCGGCTCGTCGAGCTCGCCGTTGATGCGGAGAGCGTCGTGCGGACCATCGGTGACGGGACGCGCGGGCTCGTCGACGGGGACCCGGCCACGGCCCGCTTCGGCGAGCCGCAGGGCCTCGCCCTGCTCCCGGCGGAGGTCGCCGCACGCGTCGGGTACGACGTCGTCGTCGCCGACAGCGTCGGCCACTGCCTGCGCGGCGTCCGGCTGGCCGACGGTCGCGTCACCACCGTCGCCGGCACCGGCGAGCAGCTGCGGGAGCGCGCGGGCGGCGGCCCCGCCCTCGCCCAGCCGCTCAGCACGCCGTGGGACGTCACGTGGTTCGACGGCCAGGTCGTCGTCGCGATGGCGGGCCTGCACCAGCTGTGGGCGTTCGACCCGGCGCCCGAACCGGCCGACGGCGTGGTCCGCGTCCTCGCCGGCACGTCTGCCGAGGGCCTGCGCGACGGTGCGGCCGAGCACGCGTGGTTCGCGCAGACCTCCGGCCTCGCCGTGTCCGCGGACGGCACCCGGCTGTGGCTCGCCGACTCCGAGACCAGCGCCCTGCGGTGGGTCGAGCGCGCCGACCTCGGCGACCCCGCGGCGCCCGCCCCCGACCGCAGCGCGCCGGAGGTCACGGACACGCGGCTGGCGAACGCCGCCGCGGCAGCCGGGCCCGGCTACGTCGTCGGCACGGGCGTCGGGTCGGGCCTGTTCGACTTCGGCCACGTCGACGGACGGGGCGGGGTCGACGGGCCGGCCCGGCTCCAGCACCCGCTCGGCGTCGCGGTGCTGGCCGACGGCAGCGTCGCGGTCGCCGACACGTACAACGGTGCCGTCCGTCGCTACGACCCGTCGACGCAGGAGGTGACGACGCTCGCGAACGGGCTCGCCGAACCCTCCGACGTCGTCGTCGACCCGGCGGACCCCTCCCTGCTGCTCGTCGTCGCGAGCGCCTCGCACGAGGTCGTCCGCGTCCGGCTCCCTCGCGAGGCGGCCCGGATCGACACCGGCGCTCGCCGCACGCAGCGACCCCCCACGCCCGTGGCGCCCGGCCCGGTCCGGCTCGAGGTGGCCTTCGTCCCGCCGAGCGGGCAGAAGCTCGACGACCGGTGGGGCGACCCGTCGCGGCTCAGCGTGTCGGCCACGCCCCCGGAGCTGCTGGCGGAGGGCGCGGGAAGCGGTGCCGGCCTCGGGCGCGACCTCGTCCTGGCCGGTCCGCCGGGTGCGGAGGGCGTGCTCCACGTCAGCGTGCAGGCCGCCGCCTGCGACGGTGACCCCGTCACCGGGGAGGTCCCCGAGCACGCCGCCTGCCACCTCTACCAGCAGGACTGGGGCATCCCCGTGGTGCTGTCCGAAAGCGGGACCAACCGGTGTGACCTGGACCTTCGCGGGGTGTGAGGGGCGGCGTCGGGTTTCGTGAGGGGACCGCTCGGGTATCTGCCGATCATGACCATCGGTAGCGGCATCGCCCTCATCATCCTGGGCGCGATCCTGGCGTTCGGTATCGACGCCGACCAGTTCGGCGGCATCAACGTCCAGACCATCGGCTACATCCTCATGATCGGCGGTCTGGTCGGCACGCTCATCGGCGTCGGGCTCATGTCGCGGCGCACGGCCCCGCGGCGCACGAGCCGCACGGAGGTCGTCGAGCAGAACCAGACCCCGACCGGTACGGAGACGGTGCGCCGCACGGACAACGACTACCACTGAGCCGGCGCCCGGGGTGGCGGGTGCCGCCGCCCGAGGGCTGACACGCTGACGGCATGGAGCTCGTCGACGCCGTCCGCGCCCGTCGCATGGTGCGCGCCTACGACCCCGGGCGCCCCGTCGTCGACGAGGTTCTCCAGCGGCTCCTCGACCTCGCCGTCCGGGCGCCGTCGGCGGGGTTCACGCAGGGGTGGGACTTCGTCGTCATGCGAGGTCCGGTGCTCGAGCGGTTCTGGGAGCTCACGACGGACGGGGCGCGCGTCCCGGACTCGTGGCTGCGGGGGATGCGCACCGCCCCGCTCTGCCTGCTCGTGCTGTCGGACCCCGACCGCTACCTCGACCGCTACGCCGAGCCCGACAAGGGCTGGACCGACCGGGACCCCGGTCGCTGGGCGGCGCCCTACTGGGACGTCGACACCGGGATGGCCGCGCTGCTCGTGCTGCTCGGCGCGGTCGACGAGGGTCTCGGAGCCTGCTTCTTCGGCGTCCAGCCGGAGCACCACGACACGGTCAAGGCCGAGCTCGGGGTGCCGGGCGGCCGACACGTCGTCGGCGTCGTGAGCCTCGGCCACCCCGCGCCCGACCGGCGCTCGCCGTCGTTGCGGCGCGGCCGGCGACCGCTGGCCGAGGTCGTGCACGACGGGCGCTTCGGCACCCCGCCGGCGTGGACCGCACCGGAGGGCGAGCCGCGCTCCTAGTGGTGCCGGACGGCCGGGTGCTCGGGCGCCGGGTCGTCGTCCGCGGACAGCGGCGCCACGTAGCCGTCCCACTCCTCCTGCGTCCACGTCTCGGCCTCGTCCCAGAAATCCGGCGGTTCCGGCACGCCGTAGCGACGCACGAACCACCGGCCGATGGCGCGGTGGACCCACAGGTAGGGCAGGAGGCCCACCGGGATCAGCACGGCGATGACGAGGAGCGCACCGCCGTCAGGTCCGAACGGGATGTCGACCGACGGTCGTCCCTCGGGGTCGGACGGCGGGTACAGGAGGAAGAGCGCCGCCGCGAGGACCCCGAGCATCGCGACGGTGCCCCCGGCGCCCATCGCGAGCGCCCGGGTGATGCTGAGCCGCAGGCTCTGGTTCGTGAAGTACTCCGTGACCCGGTCCGAGCGCGACCGGATCTCCGCCAGCTCGTCCC encodes the following:
- a CDS encoding nitroreductase family protein; the protein is MELVDAVRARRMVRAYDPGRPVVDEVLQRLLDLAVRAPSAGFTQGWDFVVMRGPVLERFWELTTDGARVPDSWLRGMRTAPLCLLVLSDPDRYLDRYAEPDKGWTDRDPGRWAAPYWDVDTGMAALLVLLGAVDEGLGACFFGVQPEHHDTVKAELGVPGGRHVVGVVSLGHPAPDRRSPSLRRGRRPLAEVVHDGRFGTPPAWTAPEGEPRS
- a CDS encoding NHL domain-containing thioredoxin family protein yields the protein MTTSTTPAPSRRVRVRAPRLQGRGWLNTGGRPLDLETLRGRIVLLDFWTFCCVNCLHVLDELRPVEAEFADTLVVVGVHSPKFEHETDPDALRAAVERYDVHHPVLDDPQLLTWQAYAARAWPTLAVVDPEGYVVAQLSGEGHADGLRSLLRELVAEHEAKGTLRRGDAPYVPPPREDTPLRFPGKVLPLPGRDGGEPTLLVSDTARHRLVELAVDAESVVRTIGDGTRGLVDGDPATARFGEPQGLALLPAEVAARVGYDVVVADSVGHCLRGVRLADGRVTTVAGTGEQLRERAGGGPALAQPLSTPWDVTWFDGQVVVAMAGLHQLWAFDPAPEPADGVVRVLAGTSAEGLRDGAAEHAWFAQTSGLAVSADGTRLWLADSETSALRWVERADLGDPAAPAPDRSAPEVTDTRLANAAAAAGPGYVVGTGVGSGLFDFGHVDGRGGVDGPARLQHPLGVAVLADGSVAVADTYNGAVRRYDPSTQEVTTLANGLAEPSDVVVDPADPSLLLVVASASHEVVRVRLPREAARIDTGARRTQRPPTPVAPGPVRLEVAFVPPSGQKLDDRWGDPSRLSVSATPPELLAEGAGSGAGLGRDLVLAGPPGAEGVLHVSVQAAACDGDPVTGEVPEHAACHLYQQDWGIPVVLSESGTNRCDLDLRGV
- a CDS encoding DUF1214 domain-containing protein; this translates as MAAPVNVDSFVRAETARMLSDIQTSAGGVNRFRHNREPASVHEQTVIRLNRDTLYSFAVVDVSRGASVTLPDAGERYLSAMVVDEDHFVTAIHHAPGRHDLGAGRSDDAGGSHVLVAVRVLVDAADPADLARVAALQDELVLTAGSAVPFSAPDTDPESLDDTRDALLRLASRLVSFDRMFGRRDQVEPVRHLIGTAAGWGGLPTTEAAYAGLDPRLPPGRYDMTFTDVPVDAFWSVSVYDASGYFAPNASGRYSVNSVMGDKDGDGSVTVRFLPADVEPELPNAIPVPEGWNILVRLYRPRREVLDGTWTLPPLVPAEPDGR
- a CDS encoding DUF952 domain-containing protein, coding for MRPLFHLAVPDDWVAAQATGRYERSTRGASLADVGFVHCSWMHQVDEVAAAVFADWDGELLLLQIDASRVGAPVREEDLAGVGERFPHVYGPLPVEAVERVRRMVRVDGAWRLQ
- a CDS encoding YccF domain-containing protein, with amino-acid sequence MALILNILWFFFAGLATAFSYVVAGVIACLLVVTIPFGVACFRLAGFALWPFGRTVVDRPTAGVVTALGNVLWFLLIGWWLALSQVVYAVGLVLTIIGIPFGIATLKLAILSFNPLGKEVVSSAEARGRLVPVVR